Proteins co-encoded in one Pseudomonas beijingensis genomic window:
- a CDS encoding TIR domain-containing protein produces MPDLKTRMLFISHAWQYEQAYLTLESWFDAAPNFSWKNCSVPSTHALPDKTTVGLAAGITRQMNPAQGVLIIAGMYAAHSGWIDYEISEARRMNKTIIGIRPWGQERLPVKVQEAARVMVNWNSQSVIDAVRLYI; encoded by the coding sequence ATGCCTGATTTAAAGACCCGTATGCTCTTCATTAGCCATGCTTGGCAATATGAACAAGCTTACCTTACACTCGAAAGCTGGTTTGATGCGGCGCCAAATTTTTCTTGGAAAAATTGCAGTGTTCCTAGCACCCATGCGTTGCCAGATAAAACAACAGTTGGGCTGGCGGCAGGTATTACTCGCCAGATGAATCCAGCTCAGGGTGTATTGATCATCGCTGGTATGTATGCGGCTCATAGTGGTTGGATCGACTACGAGATATCCGAGGCGCGTAGGATGAATAAGACGATTATAGGGATTCGACCTTGGGGGCAGGAAAGGCTGCCGGTAAAAGTTCAGGAAGCTGCACGCGTTATGGTGAACTGGAATAGCCAAAGTGTAATCGACGCTGTTCGCCTGTATATTTAA
- a CDS encoding type III effector HrpK domain-containing protein has protein sequence MRIDSNARPTDTQFPDSEAGQRFEKILGAARKQVSDKTPDPRGAADKEASPSLPDKVLQALREAGGTIAEALKPPYGRTLRDDETVPLQDLEIFMGWWTDGEVTAYSARDKEGNEFTISKEATPDYFAKVDALQKGNDEGFLLRADGALLSAEALASAEILPPDEHTGFIRLTINGEKINVSKDVTPDLYNQLVWKQEGYQSKFYEQNSEVIDTIRDRWDDWNASDSIVSDKDLRKYAADENRSAEDREAAQFLLDNKGFFDLLDTKAHNNKADGKISSNDLNAWLRPVASKAEDIGAYNDFLKASPNADATSLELAKHSALLLENFDEISERTDSGKHLTREALQKYLDENPNISDDLKQALTFWSQAGAFETLETSGKPLESKPDGKLDKRDIQNWLKSASPKTAGDALLFINQIANASGVSGIDTGDLGKDVFENPGNYSAEQRAAVLQDLLKARQLIIDGAAAGLWSDDYGKVSIANAVRSHPDPNKLCLPMSIATLTSYKVIPRWSSFLMKPPRRRWPIYLRQYLG, from the coding sequence TTGCGAATCGACAGCAATGCACGCCCCACAGATACCCAATTCCCTGATTCTGAAGCGGGTCAGCGCTTCGAGAAAATTCTTGGCGCGGCCCGCAAGCAAGTCAGCGATAAAACGCCTGACCCACGCGGTGCGGCAGACAAAGAGGCTTCGCCGTCCCTGCCTGACAAGGTGCTCCAGGCGTTGCGAGAAGCGGGCGGCACCATAGCTGAAGCGCTGAAGCCGCCTTATGGACGCACGCTGCGCGACGACGAAACCGTGCCGCTCCAGGATCTCGAGATTTTCATGGGATGGTGGACAGATGGCGAGGTGACGGCATACTCGGCTCGGGACAAGGAGGGCAATGAATTCACCATCAGCAAAGAGGCGACGCCTGATTACTTCGCCAAGGTTGATGCGTTGCAAAAGGGCAACGACGAAGGCTTTTTGTTGCGCGCAGATGGCGCGCTTCTATCAGCAGAAGCACTGGCGAGCGCAGAAATCTTGCCCCCGGATGAACACACTGGCTTTATCCGCCTGACGATCAACGGCGAAAAGATCAATGTCTCGAAGGATGTGACGCCCGACCTCTACAACCAATTGGTCTGGAAACAGGAAGGCTACCAGAGCAAGTTCTACGAGCAGAACAGTGAGGTCATCGATACGATCCGTGATCGATGGGACGACTGGAACGCCTCCGACAGCATTGTCAGTGACAAGGATTTGAGGAAGTACGCGGCCGATGAAAATCGAAGCGCGGAAGATCGCGAGGCGGCGCAGTTCCTGCTCGATAACAAAGGATTTTTTGACCTGCTTGATACCAAGGCACACAACAACAAGGCCGACGGCAAAATCAGCAGCAACGACCTGAATGCATGGCTACGACCTGTTGCCTCTAAAGCCGAAGATATCGGCGCCTATAACGACTTTCTGAAAGCCTCCCCGAATGCTGACGCAACCTCCCTGGAGCTTGCGAAACATTCGGCGCTGCTGCTGGAGAACTTCGACGAGATCAGCGAGCGGACCGATAGCGGTAAACACCTGACGCGTGAGGCCCTGCAGAAATACCTGGATGAAAACCCGAACATCAGTGATGACTTGAAGCAAGCCCTGACTTTTTGGTCGCAGGCGGGTGCGTTCGAAACGCTTGAAACCAGTGGGAAACCATTGGAGAGCAAACCCGATGGGAAGCTCGACAAGCGCGACATCCAGAACTGGCTGAAGAGCGCCAGCCCCAAGACCGCTGGGGATGCTCTGCTGTTCATCAACCAGATAGCGAATGCCAGCGGGGTCTCCGGCATTGATACCGGTGACCTGGGTAAGGACGTCTTCGAAAACCCTGGCAACTATTCCGCCGAACAGCGGGCTGCGGTGTTACAGGATCTGCTCAAGGCGCGACAGTTGATCATCGACGGTGCGGCTGCCGGTCTGTGGAGTGATGATTACGGTAAGGTTTCCATCGCCAACGCTGTGCGCAGCCATCCAGATCCCAACAAGCTCTGCTTGCCGATGTCAATAGCCACATTGACCAGCTACAAAGTGATCCCGAGGTGGTCAAGTTTCTTAATGAAACCACCTCGACGCAGATGGCCAATCTATTTGAGGCAGTACCTGGGTTAA
- a CDS encoding DUF4231 domain-containing protein yields the protein MNHSEYPAIYKSASDLSADSQKAYFNALKWNMGFLILATVISVANSSCPWAAITQALVLLGALGCAIYLYVVKPDRHWYSARALAESVKTSTWRFITKAEPFTNPDEQDRHNFVLRLKQVLDSNKDVAGSLSTHLDESQITDEMERVRQLSTADRQAYYRDNRIVEQRTWYAKKAAFNKRKAALFYFLLFTVIVVAIILALCKIKFSSAPYWPTDVFVTLSASMLSWIQAKRYQELAVSYALTAHEIGFIRQSASSDMEDGELSVFVGDAENAFSREHTQWIARRDT from the coding sequence GTGAATCACTCCGAATATCCTGCTATCTACAAATCAGCGTCTGATCTTTCTGCCGACTCACAGAAAGCGTACTTCAATGCTCTAAAATGGAACATGGGTTTTCTCATTTTGGCGACGGTTATTTCGGTAGCGAATTCGTCGTGTCCATGGGCGGCTATTACGCAGGCGTTAGTTCTCTTGGGTGCGCTTGGGTGTGCCATCTATCTGTATGTTGTTAAGCCGGATAGACACTGGTATTCGGCCCGAGCTTTGGCTGAGTCTGTCAAAACAAGTACGTGGCGATTCATCACCAAGGCTGAGCCGTTTACTAATCCCGACGAACAGGATCGCCACAACTTTGTTCTCCGACTTAAGCAGGTTTTAGACTCGAACAAAGACGTGGCTGGCAGTTTGAGTACGCATTTAGATGAGTCTCAAATTACCGATGAAATGGAGCGAGTACGTCAACTCTCGACCGCTGATCGGCAAGCGTATTATAGAGATAACAGGATTGTAGAGCAGCGAACGTGGTATGCAAAAAAAGCTGCCTTCAATAAGCGTAAAGCTGCTTTGTTTTATTTTTTGTTGTTTACAGTTATCGTTGTTGCGATTATTTTGGCTCTTTGTAAAATTAAGTTCTCTTCCGCGCCTTATTGGCCGACCGATGTGTTTGTGACTTTGTCAGCAAGTATGCTTAGCTGGATACAGGCGAAGCGATATCAAGAGCTAGCTGTTTCTTATGCGCTTACCGCTCATGAGATTGGATTTATTCGGCAATCCGCCAGCAGTGATATGGAGGATGGCGAGCTTTCTGTATTTGTTGGTGATGCAGAGAATGCATTTTCACGTGAGCATACTCAGTGGATAGCGCGGCGGGATACATAA
- a CDS encoding EscU/YscU/HrcU family type III secretion system export apparatus switch protein, producing MSDSSEEKSQPATSKKLSEARKKGQVSKSQDLVSGMVILFCTLCISIMVPKAQAQITALLDLIALIYIEPFHTVWPRVLDIAGQLLINLTLPVVAVTVGAVILTNIISMRGVVFSVEPLKPDIKRINPIDGFKRIFSMRSFVEFLKGVIKVVLLGLAFYVIGRGALQALMESSRCGAGCIESTFYLVLKPLVFTVLAAFLLVGAADVMMQRWLFGRDMKMTRSEQKRERKDSDGDPLIKQERQRQRREMQALATKLGVGRASLMVGSDPGWVVGIRYVRGETPVPVVVCKAELEEAAQMLVQARGLGIAHSLDTVLAKDIARRAVPGDPVPDNTFQAVADILVAARLI from the coding sequence ATGAGCGATAGCAGCGAAGAGAAATCACAGCCGGCCACCAGCAAGAAGCTCAGCGAGGCGCGCAAGAAAGGCCAGGTGTCCAAGAGTCAGGACCTGGTCTCGGGCATGGTCATCCTGTTTTGCACGCTCTGCATCTCGATCATGGTGCCCAAGGCCCAGGCACAGATCACCGCGTTGCTGGACCTGATCGCGCTGATCTACATCGAACCTTTTCACACCGTCTGGCCACGGGTGCTGGACATCGCGGGGCAGTTGCTGATCAACCTCACCCTGCCGGTGGTGGCCGTGACGGTGGGGGCGGTGATCCTGACCAACATCATCAGCATGCGCGGCGTGGTGTTCTCGGTCGAACCCCTCAAACCGGACATCAAACGTATCAATCCGATCGACGGCTTCAAGCGCATTTTTTCGATGCGCAGTTTCGTCGAATTCCTCAAAGGCGTGATCAAGGTCGTACTGCTGGGGCTGGCGTTCTACGTGATCGGGCGCGGAGCCTTGCAGGCGCTGATGGAGTCCTCGCGCTGCGGCGCCGGTTGCATCGAATCAACCTTCTACCTGGTCCTCAAGCCTCTGGTGTTCACCGTGCTAGCTGCCTTTCTGCTGGTCGGGGCGGCAGACGTGATGATGCAACGCTGGCTGTTCGGCCGTGACATGAAAATGACCCGCAGCGAACAGAAGCGTGAGCGCAAGGACAGTGACGGCGATCCGCTGATCAAGCAGGAACGCCAGCGCCAACGTCGGGAAATGCAAGCCCTGGCCACCAAGCTGGGCGTGGGGCGTGCATCGTTGATGGTCGGCTCCGACCCTGGTTGGGTGGTGGGTATACGTTACGTACGCGGTGAAACCCCGGTGCCGGTGGTGGTGTGCAAGGCCGAACTCGAAGAGGCGGCGCAGATGCTCGTGCAGGCCAGGGGCCTGGGGATCGCCCATAGCCTTGATACCGTCCTGGCCAAGGACATCGCCCGACGAGCAGTACCGGGGGACCCTGTGCCGGATAATACCTTCCAGGCTGTGGCGGATATCCTGGTGGCCGCGCGGTTGATTTAA
- a CDS encoding TIR domain-containing protein, translated as MDEVYVEIGTLISKINDYISKGQELDETPIAALMEAQVKVGKSWSGSWIGHHSKIYYDNLETPPPGAHFSSEWGTESMLGRGTSGHWAEYAFDDVYNEIHRMAGNPDLSLYKEYHLEGVRLFDKIKRELEVLLTVESEATGEPFYKTLLDELAKIRQLSETNFISFVRPKSFSSRDSLAVSQGIMTPPHLKVMAECMNLKAPSSACSSLLIVMQKAFSYSQRQTKKMKENSMVGTNVFIGHGRSPAWRDLKDFVKDRLGLPYDEFNRIPVAGITNIQRLTQMLESAAVAFVVMTAEDEQADGAMEARTNVIHEVGLFQGRLGFTKAIVLLEEGCQEFSNIQGLGQIRFPAGNIGAKFEEIRLVLEREGLIDE; from the coding sequence ATGGACGAGGTATACGTCGAAATTGGCACATTAATTTCGAAAATTAACGACTACATTTCAAAAGGCCAAGAGCTGGATGAAACTCCAATTGCGGCTTTGATGGAGGCGCAGGTAAAGGTTGGAAAATCATGGTCTGGATCCTGGATAGGCCATCATTCAAAGATCTATTACGACAATTTAGAAACCCCGCCGCCTGGGGCTCACTTCAGCTCTGAGTGGGGTACTGAAAGCATGCTGGGCCGTGGGACAAGTGGGCACTGGGCGGAGTACGCTTTTGATGATGTGTACAACGAAATTCACCGAATGGCTGGTAATCCGGATTTATCTCTTTATAAAGAATATCATCTAGAAGGGGTGAGATTATTTGATAAAATAAAAAGGGAGCTGGAGGTTTTGCTAACAGTTGAGTCTGAGGCAACTGGCGAGCCATTTTATAAAACACTTTTAGATGAGCTGGCTAAAATACGACAGCTTAGCGAAACCAATTTTATATCTTTTGTGAGGCCAAAAAGTTTTTCTTCACGCGATTCGTTAGCCGTGAGTCAGGGGATAATGACTCCGCCTCACCTCAAGGTGATGGCTGAGTGCATGAATTTAAAAGCGCCATCTTCAGCTTGCAGCAGTTTGCTAATCGTAATGCAGAAAGCTTTTTCTTATTCCCAGCGTCAAACAAAAAAAATGAAGGAAAATTCTATGGTGGGTACAAATGTTTTTATCGGTCACGGTAGGTCTCCAGCTTGGCGCGATTTAAAAGATTTTGTTAAAGACAGACTTGGCCTTCCTTATGATGAGTTTAATCGCATTCCTGTAGCCGGCATAACAAATATTCAGCGACTGACACAAATGCTTGAATCTGCGGCTGTTGCATTTGTTGTGATGACGGCAGAAGATGAACAAGCTGACGGAGCTATGGAGGCGCGAACTAACGTTATACATGAGGTTGGATTGTTTCAAGGAAGGCTCGGCTTTACAAAGGCAATAGTACTTTTGGAGGAGGGGTGCCAGGAATTTTCAAATATTCAAGGGTTGGGTCAGATTCGCTTCCCAGCAGGAAATATTGGTGCAAAATTTGAGGAAATAAGGCTTGTTCTGGAACGGGAAGGTCTAATTGATGAATAG
- a CDS encoding TIR domain-containing protein, which yields MKVFVSWSGQRSKVVAELISDWIKCVLQASQPWISTRDIDKGAIWFSEISDQLKDTAAGIVCLTQENKNKPWILFETGALAKGLSTNRVCTFLIDLQSSEIEDPLAQFNHTFPERTSMWGLTCSLNACLDQSRLDERILRQVFDTYWPQFDKKFKEAIENTPQAENVEPRSEQSILAEILSNTRSLSSRVRELEHRQAVAADKSPSFTSGFKPAEDFIVELANNDAVTIQEILRKAEELGVERSVVEDILSKYRMVIFSKHTRSRKPSGKEE from the coding sequence ATGAAGGTCTTCGTAAGCTGGTCTGGTCAGCGTAGCAAGGTAGTCGCAGAGCTGATCAGCGATTGGATAAAGTGCGTGTTGCAGGCTTCACAGCCTTGGATATCTACACGTGATATTGACAAAGGCGCTATTTGGTTTTCTGAAATCTCAGATCAGTTGAAGGATACCGCAGCCGGGATAGTTTGCTTAACACAAGAGAACAAAAATAAGCCTTGGATATTGTTCGAAACTGGGGCGCTTGCCAAAGGGCTAAGCACAAATCGAGTCTGCACTTTCTTGATAGATTTGCAGAGCAGTGAAATTGAGGATCCCTTGGCGCAGTTCAATCACACATTTCCAGAGCGAACTTCTATGTGGGGGCTGACTTGCTCTCTAAATGCATGTCTTGACCAAAGTCGGCTTGATGAAAGAATTCTACGTCAGGTGTTTGATACGTACTGGCCTCAGTTTGATAAAAAGTTCAAAGAGGCCATTGAAAATACTCCTCAAGCGGAAAATGTGGAGCCAAGGTCAGAGCAAAGTATACTTGCAGAAATATTATCCAATACGCGGTCATTATCAAGTCGAGTCAGAGAGCTTGAGCACAGGCAGGCGGTCGCTGCAGATAAGTCGCCTAGTTTTACAAGTGGTTTTAAACCGGCGGAGGACTTCATAGTTGAGCTTGCGAATAACGACGCTGTAACCATCCAGGAAATTTTGCGGAAGGCAGAAGAACTAGGAGTGGAGCGAAGTGTGGTTGAAGATATTCTTTCTAAGTATAGGATGGTCATTTTTTCCAAACATACAAGGTCGCGCAAGCCATCCGGAAAAGAAGAATGA
- a CDS encoding AraC family transcriptional regulator, with translation MLSIERALWYIELELGSQLDLGRVARHCNLSPFALARLFALSTGWSVMRYIRARRLSQAALTLRRGAPDILQVALDAGYSSHEAFTRAFCDLFGFTPKQVRGHEDVHLSLVEPLRMKERKLTTLSEPRFETKAAFFIAGLGERFTFDKNEGIVGLWQAFSPYLGQVPDQVNNWSYGLCCNPELDGSFEYIAGTEVSCVDGLPPAFRYFRVPRQDYVVFRHQGHISTIHQTFFTIFNHWLPESEYELADAPEFEQYSPDFEPSRGTGYVDVWIPLAKRQASHAMDS, from the coding sequence ATGCTGAGTATCGAAAGGGCCCTGTGGTACATCGAGTTGGAGCTGGGATCCCAACTCGATCTGGGACGTGTCGCGCGCCATTGCAACCTGTCTCCCTTTGCCTTGGCCCGTTTGTTTGCACTGTCGACGGGCTGGTCGGTGATGCGTTACATCCGCGCACGGCGTTTGAGCCAAGCAGCACTGACCTTGCGTCGAGGTGCGCCGGATATCCTGCAAGTAGCGCTGGATGCAGGCTACAGCTCCCATGAAGCTTTTACGCGCGCCTTCTGCGATCTGTTTGGCTTCACTCCGAAGCAGGTGCGTGGGCACGAGGACGTACATCTCTCGCTGGTGGAGCCATTACGTATGAAAGAAAGGAAGCTCACAACACTCTCTGAACCTCGCTTTGAAACGAAAGCAGCATTTTTCATCGCAGGTCTGGGGGAGCGTTTTACCTTCGATAAGAACGAAGGCATCGTCGGCTTATGGCAAGCGTTCTCCCCCTACTTGGGACAGGTACCCGATCAGGTAAACAACTGGAGCTATGGCTTGTGCTGCAATCCTGAACTGGACGGTAGTTTTGAGTACATTGCTGGCACAGAGGTGTCCTGCGTCGACGGTCTGCCTCCGGCTTTTCGGTATTTCAGGGTGCCACGGCAAGACTATGTGGTGTTTCGACACCAAGGCCATATCTCGACGATCCATCAGACGTTCTTCACCATTTTCAATCACTGGTTGCCTGAATCCGAATACGAACTTGCCGACGCGCCTGAGTTCGAGCAGTACAGTCCGGATTTCGAACCTTCCCGAGGGACGGGTTACGTGGACGTGTGGATACCGCTTGCAAAACGCCAAGCATCCCATGCCATGGACTCATGA
- a CDS encoding AAA family ATPase — protein MLIVFSGLPGTGKTTIANDLAATTGAVYLRIDTIEQAIRNSGALAHDVGRSGYMVANELALSNLRLGRTVIVDCVNPVLESRIAWSEVASRAGSRLANIQVICSDKHEHQCRVETRRGDIPGLTPPTWQSVLDHEYEPWDEVPFCVDTALVSSMQAVSMIINRFLPNE, from the coding sequence ATGCTCATCGTCTTCAGCGGCCTTCCCGGCACCGGAAAAACGACTATCGCCAATGATCTCGCCGCTACAACAGGCGCCGTGTATCTGCGGATCGATACGATTGAGCAGGCGATTCGAAACTCGGGCGCGCTTGCGCACGATGTGGGGCGCAGTGGCTATATGGTTGCCAATGAGCTCGCCCTGAGTAATCTTCGTTTGGGTCGCACAGTCATCGTTGATTGTGTCAATCCCGTCCTCGAAAGCCGAATCGCGTGGAGCGAAGTTGCCTCACGGGCGGGTAGTCGGTTGGCAAATATCCAAGTGATCTGCTCCGATAAACATGAACATCAGTGCCGGGTAGAAACCAGGAGAGGTGACATTCCTGGGCTGACGCCACCCACCTGGCAGTCTGTACTGGATCATGAATATGAGCCGTGGGATGAAGTTCCGTTTTGCGTAGACACAGCCCTGGTCTCTTCAATGCAAGCGGTCTCGATGATCATCAACCGATTCCTGCCTAATGAGTAG
- a CDS encoding DUF6434 domain-containing protein yields the protein MSFNWHSDQLTRETPVCKHYRNTQNVRRFMVEHCGAKFKFDRGFMAWIRDGVPKTLGEVVDEWRQRNGDGIEHRPNTVDAQTGAT from the coding sequence ATGAGTTTTAATTGGCACAGCGATCAGCTCACAAGAGAGACGCCAGTTTGCAAGCATTACCGAAACACACAGAACGTCCGCAGATTCATGGTGGAGCACTGCGGCGCGAAGTTTAAATTTGATAGAGGCTTTATGGCCTGGATACGTGATGGCGTACCTAAAACACTGGGAGAAGTTGTCGATGAGTGGCGGCAGCGGAATGGTGATGGCATTGAACACAGGCCAAACACTGTAGATGCTCAAACGGGGGCCACTTGA
- a CDS encoding NAD(P)/FAD-dependent oxidoreductase has product MTNTSYPASYYAASANPVPARPALQDDVETDVCVIGAGYTGLSSALFLLENGFKVTVLEAAKVGFGASGRNGGQIVNSYSRDIDVIERSVGPQQAQLLGNMAFEGGRIIRERVEKYQIQCDLKDGGVFAALTTKQMGHLESQKRLWERFGHTQLELLDQRRIREVVACDEYMGGMLDMSGGHIHPLNLALGEAAAVESLGGVIYEQSPAVRIERGASPVVHTPQGKVRAKFIIVAGNAYLGNLVPELAAKSMPCGTQVIATEPLGDELARSLLPQDYCVEDCNYLLDYYRLTGDKRLIFGGGVVYGARDPANIEAIIRPKMLKAFPQLKDVKIDYAWTGNFLLTLSRLPQVGRLGDNIYYSQGCSGHGVTYTHLAGKVLAEALRGQAERFDAFADLPHYPFPGGQLLRTPFAAMGAWYYGLRDRLGF; this is encoded by the coding sequence ATGACGAACACATCCTACCCAGCGTCCTATTACGCCGCATCGGCCAACCCGGTTCCGGCGCGCCCGGCTCTGCAGGACGATGTCGAGACTGATGTGTGCGTGATCGGGGCCGGTTACACCGGGCTGTCTTCTGCGCTGTTTTTGCTGGAGAACGGTTTCAAGGTCACCGTGCTGGAGGCAGCTAAGGTCGGCTTTGGTGCTTCGGGTCGCAACGGTGGGCAGATCGTTAACAGTTATAGCCGCGACATTGATGTAATCGAACGCAGTGTCGGTCCTCAGCAGGCGCAGTTGCTGGGCAACATGGCGTTCGAGGGCGGGCGGATTATTCGCGAGCGGGTGGAGAAGTATCAGATTCAGTGCGACTTGAAGGACGGCGGTGTATTCGCTGCCCTCACCACTAAACAGATGGGCCACCTGGAGTCGCAGAAGCGTTTATGGGAGCGTTTCGGGCATACCCAGCTGGAGTTGCTGGATCAGCGGCGTATTCGCGAAGTGGTGGCTTGTGATGAGTATATGGGCGGCATGCTCGATATGAGTGGCGGGCATATTCATCCGCTCAACCTCGCGCTGGGCGAAGCGGCGGCGGTGGAGTCCCTGGGTGGGGTGATTTATGAGCAATCGCCGGCGGTGCGCATCGAGCGTGGCGCCAGCCCGGTTGTGCATACGCCGCAGGGCAAGGTCAGGGCCAAGTTCATTATCGTGGCCGGCAATGCCTACTTGGGCAATCTGGTGCCGGAGCTGGCGGCCAAGTCCATGCCTTGTGGCACCCAGGTGATCGCTACCGAGCCCTTGGGCGATGAGTTGGCTCGCAGCCTGTTGCCTCAGGATTATTGCGTTGAAGACTGCAATTACTTGCTCGATTACTACCGGCTGACGGGGGACAAGCGGCTGATCTTCGGCGGTGGCGTGGTGTATGGCGCAAGGGATCCGGCGAACATTGAGGCGATCATTCGGCCGAAGATGCTCAAGGCCTTCCCGCAGCTCAAGGATGTGAAGATCGATTACGCCTGGACCGGAAACTTCCTGCTGACACTGTCGCGTCTTCCGCAGGTCGGGCGGCTGGGGGATAACATTTATTATTCCCAGGGCTGCAGCGGCCATGGCGTGACGTATACGCACCTGGCGGGCAAGGTCCTGGCCGAGGCGCTGCGCGGTCAGGCTGAGCGTTTTGATGCGTTTGCAGACCTGCCGCACTACCCCTTCCCTGGCGGTCAGTTGTTGCGTACACCGTTTGCGGCGATGGGGGCTTGGTATTACGGGCTGCGGGATAGGCTCGGGTTCTAA
- a CDS encoding transposase: MSGTRPKAESNNESQIQSPKNKLSRQSARPERAPWLLASNLKHSEWSPAKIVAIYKRRVQIEESFRDIKMSIWGWG, encoded by the coding sequence GTGTCCGGCACTCGACCGAAAGCCGAAAGCAACAACGAGTCACAGATTCAATCGCCAAAAAATAAGCTCAGTCGTCAGTCCGCCAGACCTGAACGTGCCCCCTGGTTGCTGGCGAGCAACCTGAAGCATAGTGAGTGGAGTCCGGCGAAAATCGTTGCGATTTATAAAAGGCGCGTGCAGATCGAAGAAAGCTTCCGGGATATAAAAATGAGCATTTGGGGTTGGGGCTGA
- a CDS encoding type I restriction endonuclease yields the protein MEFIERLNAMSAKVNQLASTIQTEEATKTAFVMPFIHTVLGYDVFDPSEVVPEYICDIGTKKGEKIDYAILKNGQIQILIETKKIGESLNINHASQLFRYFHVTTARISILTNGRLYRFFTDLDAPNKMDEKPFLEIDLLDIDEHVIPELQKLTKSAFDVESIINAAGELKYVGQIKREMAAQFTQPDDDFVRFFASRIYEGVITQKVREQFALLTKKAASQFLNDQINDRLKSAISGVPLPTPAERVVSASQPETNDAPEDRVLTTMEELEGFHIIKAIVRTVIDSKRIAHRDTQSYFGILLDDNNRKPIARLHFNRTQKYLGVFDKDKNETRHPINSLDEIYEFSDSLKETITFYHGQA from the coding sequence ATGGAATTTATAGAACGCTTGAACGCAATGTCGGCGAAGGTGAATCAGTTAGCATCAACAATCCAAACTGAGGAAGCAACTAAGACCGCTTTTGTAATGCCATTCATTCACACAGTGCTTGGCTATGACGTTTTTGACCCTTCCGAAGTCGTGCCCGAATACATATGTGATATTGGTACAAAAAAAGGCGAAAAAATTGATTACGCCATCCTAAAAAATGGCCAGATTCAGATTCTTATTGAAACTAAAAAAATTGGCGAGTCGTTGAATATAAATCACGCGAGCCAGTTATTCAGATACTTCCATGTCACTACCGCCAGAATATCAATCCTAACTAACGGCAGACTCTACCGATTCTTCACCGATTTAGACGCGCCCAATAAAATGGATGAAAAACCATTTCTGGAGATAGACCTTTTAGATATCGACGAACACGTGATACCTGAATTGCAAAAGCTCACAAAATCAGCATTTGACGTTGAATCAATCATTAACGCAGCAGGTGAATTAAAGTACGTAGGCCAGATAAAAAGGGAAATGGCCGCCCAGTTCACCCAGCCCGACGATGATTTTGTGCGCTTCTTTGCTTCTCGGATCTATGAAGGTGTGATCACTCAAAAAGTAAGAGAGCAGTTCGCGCTTCTTACCAAAAAAGCTGCATCTCAGTTCCTAAACGATCAAATTAACGATCGCTTGAAGTCCGCGATCAGCGGCGTTCCGCTACCGACTCCAGCTGAACGGGTTGTGTCCGCGAGCCAGCCAGAAACAAATGACGCGCCTGAGGATCGAGTCCTTACTACAATGGAGGAGCTGGAAGGTTTCCATATCATAAAGGCGATAGTGCGCACAGTGATCGACTCGAAGCGAATCGCACACAGAGACACCCAGAGCTACTTTGGAATTTTATTGGATGATAACAATCGAAAGCCGATCGCCAGACTCCACTTCAATAGAACCCAAAAATATCTAGGCGTTTTCGATAAAGACAAAAATGAAACTCGACATCCTATTAATTCACTTGATGAAATCTATGAGTTTTCGGACTCCTTAAAAGAGACGATCACCTTTTACCACGGGCAGGCTTGA
- a CDS encoding addiction module antidote protein — protein MSQHLTTFDMAALLDSDEAISEYLSQVLADGDSEEFLRAIGYVAKARGMAQIAKDSGMGRESLYKAFAPGSKPRFDTVLKVIHALGIDLHAQPGHAANHSPA, from the coding sequence ATGAGCCAACACCTGACGACATTTGACATGGCGGCACTACTCGATAGCGACGAAGCAATCAGTGAGTACCTTTCTCAGGTGCTAGCTGATGGTGATAGCGAGGAGTTTCTCCGAGCGATCGGCTATGTCGCCAAGGCCCGAGGCATGGCGCAAATCGCTAAGGACTCTGGCATGGGGCGAGAAAGCTTGTACAAGGCGTTCGCCCCCGGGTCAAAGCCGAGATTTGATACCGTACTCAAGGTCATTCATGCGCTAGGCATTGATCTTCATGCTCAGCCTGGACATGCGGCTAATCATTCACCTGCCTGA